In the genome of Candidatus Saccharimonadales bacterium, one region contains:
- a CDS encoding serine hydrolase yields the protein MTKQKLLRYTIALALIIIIVIEVFNLTRPFAQTSASLASLDTPKPAAASLPWPSGQMALGTTEDGLLAIHGQQTPAPIASIAKVITALSVLQKSPLKSGEQGPTITLTDNDVAIYQKYAAEDGSLVPVTAGQQITEYQALQAMMLPSANNIADSLAIWQFGSISTYTTYANSYVKSLGMTGTTVSDASGFSPQTVSTASDLFKLAYAAMGNPVIADLVSQRVADSPAFGTIYNVSDSILGSDGIVGIKTGNTDQAGGCFMFAAKHTIDGQTKTIIGAVVGDPDLSSALSDSQTIIKNVDANFTLVEPVKAGQVVATYKTKWGKTYQAIATKDVKMLVWKDKTPSVKENIKPIKTPATKGQNVGTVQLSSGTTTASSGVILKTDVPKPPITWRLTHF from the coding sequence ATGACTAAACAAAAGTTGCTCCGGTACACTATCGCCTTAGCGCTGATAATTATCATTGTTATTGAAGTTTTTAATCTGACCCGGCCGTTTGCGCAAACAAGCGCCAGTCTGGCTAGCTTGGATACACCCAAGCCTGCTGCCGCAAGCCTGCCCTGGCCCAGTGGCCAAATGGCTTTGGGCACAACAGAAGACGGTCTGCTCGCCATTCATGGCCAGCAGACTCCGGCACCGATCGCCAGCATCGCCAAAGTAATTACGGCCCTGAGCGTCTTGCAAAAAAGTCCTTTAAAATCTGGCGAGCAAGGCCCGACTATAACTTTGACAGACAATGACGTGGCTATTTATCAAAAATATGCCGCCGAAGACGGCTCGCTGGTACCAGTAACTGCCGGCCAGCAAATAACCGAATACCAGGCCTTGCAGGCCATGATGCTGCCGAGCGCCAATAATATCGCCGATTCTTTAGCAATCTGGCAGTTTGGCTCAATTAGCACCTACACTACCTACGCCAATAGCTACGTAAAAAGTTTGGGCATGACCGGCACCACCGTTTCTGACGCTAGCGGGTTTTCGCCACAAACCGTTTCTACAGCCAGCGACTTGTTCAAACTCGCTTATGCAGCTATGGGCAATCCGGTTATAGCCGACCTTGTCAGCCAGCGAGTGGCTGACTCACCGGCTTTTGGCACTATCTATAATGTTTCGGACAGCATTTTGGGCAGCGACGGAATTGTTGGCATTAAAACCGGCAACACCGACCAAGCCGGCGGCTGTTTTATGTTTGCCGCCAAACACACCATAGACGGCCAAACCAAAACAATTATTGGTGCCGTGGTTGGTGATCCGGACCTATCGAGCGCATTATCAGATAGCCAAACAATTATCAAAAATGTTGATGCTAACTTTACGCTAGTCGAACCGGTCAAGGCCGGACAAGTAGTAGCTACATATAAAACCAAGTGGGGCAAAACCTATCAAGCGATCGCCACCAAAGACGTAAAAATGCTGGTCTGGAAAGATAAGACCCCGAGTGTTAAAGAAAATATTAAACCTATCAAAACGCCGGCTACAAAAGGTCAGAATGTGGGCACTGTTCAATTATCTAGCGGCACAACCACCGCTTCAAGCGGCGTTATTCTAAAAACAGACGTACCGAAACCGCCGATAACCTGGCGCCTGACACATTTTTGA
- a CDS encoding LemA family protein, with the protein MVAVIIVLVVIAVILISIGVLYNGLVRSKVRVDEAWSDIEVQLKRRYDLIPNLVNTVKGYATHEKSVFENVSKARTQALSAKTVGEAAKADNQFQQAMKSLFAVAEAYPQLRASENFQQLQEEVTDTEDKIQASRRFYNGAVRDFNIKIKVFPTNMFARHLGFSQPREFFDVDADQQDEIKEPVKVDFSK; encoded by the coding sequence ATGGTAGCAGTAATTATAGTTCTGGTCGTCATCGCCGTAATTCTTATAAGTATCGGTGTGCTATATAACGGCTTGGTCCGTTCCAAAGTTCGTGTTGATGAAGCCTGGAGCGATATAGAAGTTCAGCTTAAGCGGCGCTATGATCTTATTCCTAATCTAGTTAATACCGTGAAGGGTTACGCCACTCACGAAAAGTCAGTTTTTGAAAACGTATCCAAAGCTCGGACTCAAGCTCTAAGTGCAAAGACTGTTGGCGAAGCCGCCAAGGCCGATAATCAATTCCAGCAAGCTATGAAGAGCTTGTTTGCCGTAGCCGAGGCCTATCCGCAATTGCGCGCCAGCGAAAACTTTCAGCAGTTGCAAGAAGAAGTTACCGATACAGAAGACAAAATTCAGGCGTCCCGACGCTTTTATAATGGCGCGGTCCGAGACTTTAATATAAAGATTAAGGTTTTTCCAACTAACATGTTTGCCCGGCACCTTGGCTTTAGTCAGCCGCGCGAATTCTTTGATGTTGACGCTGACCAGCAGGATGAAATTAAAGAGCCTGTCAAAGTAGACTTTTCTAAATAG
- a CDS encoding M48 family metalloprotease: MYEQISSNKRRTVFLMFFFLVLLWAIAFAISKATGQPGLLFTVGLFSLIYAGFSYFFGAKMALAVNGAKEITKKDDPRLWRTVENLAITDGLPMPRVYIMNDPSPNAFATGRDPNHSVVCATTGLLQVMNDTELEGVIAHELGHVKNYDIRVNTLAFALAGIISMIADFFLRFTFWGGDRQERENNQLAFIIAIVAAILAPIAAMLLQLAISRRREYLADATGALTTRYPEGLASALEKIEKTGSVLRKQNTSTAHMFFANPLKGHSVAGLFSTHPPIEERIRVLREMEL, from the coding sequence ATGTACGAGCAAATTAGCAGTAACAAGCGCCGCACAGTTTTTCTGATGTTCTTCTTTTTGGTGCTCCTTTGGGCAATTGCTTTTGCGATCAGCAAAGCCACCGGCCAGCCGGGGTTGTTGTTTACCGTCGGCCTTTTTAGTCTAATTTACGCGGGCTTTAGTTATTTTTTTGGAGCCAAAATGGCCCTGGCCGTGAATGGCGCCAAAGAAATTACTAAAAAAGATGATCCGCGCTTATGGCGAACAGTTGAGAACTTGGCAATCACCGACGGTTTGCCAATGCCGCGAGTTTATATAATGAACGATCCATCACCTAACGCTTTTGCTACTGGCCGCGACCCGAATCATTCGGTGGTTTGTGCTACCACTGGCCTGCTGCAAGTCATGAACGACACCGAGCTAGAAGGAGTTATAGCTCACGAGCTTGGCCATGTTAAAAATTATGATATTAGAGTTAATACGCTAGCTTTTGCGCTGGCTGGCATCATCAGCATGATTGCCGATTTCTTTTTGCGATTCACCTTTTGGGGAGGCGATAGGCAAGAACGCGAGAACAACCAGCTGGCCTTTATTATCGCCATCGTGGCCGCTATTTTAGCGCCAATTGCCGCCATGCTTTTGCAGTTAGCCATTAGCCGCCGCCGCGAATATTTAGCCGATGCCACCGGCGCGCTGACTACCCGATATCCGGAAGGCCTGGCCAGCGCTTTGGAAAAAATAGAAAAAACGGGCAGTGTTTTGCGCAAACAAAATACTTCTACGGCTCACATGTTCTTTGCTAACCCGCTTAAAGGCCACAGTGTTGCCGGGCTTTTCAGCACTCATCCGCCGATTGAAGAGCGTATACGAGTCCTGCGCGAAATGGAGCTCTAA